The segment CCTGGTCCTGGCACTTGGCCTGACAGCCTGCGGCAACGGCAACGGTAACGGCGGCAACGCAGTTGAAGGCAAGGGAGAAGGGGCGAAGGCTGGTTCGGGAGAAAAAACTAAAATCAGCTATTGGACAGGCGACCGCCACGATGCCGATTTTATAAAGGAGAAGGTAGCCGAGTTCAACGCATCCAATAAGGATGGGATTGAAGTAGAGCTTGTCGTCAAGGGCGATGACTTTGATACCGCGCTCGATCTGTCCTTCCAGACCTCCGATGCGCCGGATGTGATCCGGGTGAAGGAGAATACCATCCAGACCTTTTACAAAAAAGGCTTTCTCGCTCCCATTGACGAGTTCCTCACCGATGAGGTGAAGACGAAATTCCCGGCTATGCCGGATTTGAATGAATTTGACGGCAAGCGTTACAGCCTGCCTAACTTCGGAACGACCATGCGTCTGGTATACAACAAGGATCTGTTCGCCAAAGCAGGCATTGAGCATCCGCCGACCACTCTGCAGGAGCTGGTGGATACAGCCAAGAAACTGACAGCAGCCGGCAAGGCGGATGGTGCTTACGGCTTCGCCCTGAACTTCAAGAACCCCGGCAGTGCGTTCGCACGTTCGGCGCGGGTGGTTGCAGAGATGAGCGGCTATGGCGGCTTCGGGTATGATTTCAAAACGGCCCGCTACGACTTCAGCGGCTTCGAGCCGATCATCAATGCCTTTAAGCAGATCAAGGACGACGGCAGTATGCTGCCGGGTGTAGAATCGCTGGATATTGACCCGCTGCGGGCGCAGTTTGCAGAAGGCAAGATCGGAATGTACATGTCCTACTCCTCGGAGCCGGGCGTCTACAAGAATCAGTTCCCGGCCAAGATTGACTGGGCGGCCGCTCCGGTTCCGACCATCGACGGCAATGTGAAGGGGGCTTCCGGCTTCCTCGGGGGCCAATGGCTGGCGCTCAGCTCGAAATCAGAGCACAAAGAAGCAGCCTGGAAGTTCATGGAGTTCATGTACGGCGATCAGGTGCTGACGGATTATCAGGAAAAAGGCTTCGGCATCTCCATGGTTCCATCCATCAGCGCAGCCGCCAAGACACCGGATGTGAACGGCATTGAAGGCTTCCTGCCGAACAAGCACGATGGAGTGTGGCCGGTCTATCCGTCTGTAGCCCCGGAAGGAATGAAATCGGATGACGCCTTCTTCAAATATATGCTGAACGGCGGCGACCTGAAGGCGATTATCGCTGATCTGAACAAACGCTATAATGCTGCACTGGACAGCGTGATTGCGAATGACGGCGTGAAGGCCGAGCCGGATGCCGGCTTTGATCCCGCCGCGCTGGGCGGCAAGTTCGCCAAGTAGATCGAAGGTTAGGGATAGAGATACAGGCCGGGATAGCGGGGGATGAGGGAGCAACTCTCTCATCCCTCTGCTCTGGCCGTAAGGGAGAGGAGCCGGAAGAAACCAGATGAACAAAACAAAACATGCCTTATTTTCATATAGCTTTATCTTTCCAAGTGCCTTGCTCACTGTGGTCCTTGGAATTTACCCGATTGCCTGGGCGTTCCGCTATATGTTCTATGATTACAAAGGGTTCGGAACGGCCCGGTTTACCGGTCTGGCTAATTTCAGCCGCATTCTGAAGGACACCCAGTTCTGGGATTCGGTGGTGAACACATTTGTCTATGCAGGCGGCAAGCTGCTGATCACCATTCCGCTGGCCCTGCTGCTGGCAGCGATATTAAACCGGGGGCTGCGGGGCAGACAGCTGCTGCGGGGGATTTTCTTCATGCCGACCGTTATCAGTACAGCCGTAATGGCCGTAGTCTTCTTCACGATTTTCAACTCGTATAACGGAATTCTCAACCAGTTCCTGATCCGCTTGGGCCTCACAGATTCCGGCGTGGACTGGCTGGGGCCGAAATATGCCATGCTCACCGTCATTCTGGTTGCGGCCTGGGGCGCGGTCGGCAATTATATGCTGCTCTTCCTCGCCGGTCTGCAGAATATTCCCGAGGATGTGTATGAGGCCTCTTCCCTGGACGGGGCAGGGAAAATTCAGCAGTTCCGCTATGTCACCCTGCCGATGCTCGGGCCTGTCATGCAGATGGTTATTATGCTGGCGATCATTACAGCTCTGAAGGGTTACGAGAGCATCATGGTTCTGACCGAAGGAGGTCCTGTAGGCAAGACGGAGGTCATGTTCCTGTATTTATACAAATTATTCTTCCCTGTCGGCGGGGGCAGCGCGGGTGTTCAGGTCCAGGAGTTCGGATACGGCAGTGCGGTCGCCTTTGTGTCTGCGGTCATTGTAGGGATGATATCACTCATTTATTTCTACGCATCCAGACGCATGAATCAGACCGATTGAGGAGAGAGGCTATTATGAGACTAAGAACCATACTGGGCAAAACAATCCTGTGGACTTTTTTGCTGTCATTTGCTTTTATCACCCTGATTCCTGTTGTGATCACTATTCTCGGCTCCTTCAAGACGAATGCCGAGCTGACTGCGGGAGCAACCTTCCTGCCGGATAGCTGGCACTTCTCGAACTATGCCGAAGCCTGGTCGCAGGCGAATTTCTCCAGATATACGCTGAACAGTCTGCTGGTGTCTCTGGCGGCAGTGGTAGGCACGCTGCTGGTCTCCTCCATGGCGGCTTATGTGGTGGACCGGATGGATTTTGCCGGCAAAAAATTGTATATCGGACTGCAGTCCTTCACCATGTTCGTGGCTGTAGGGGCGGTTGTGCTGCGTCCGCAGTTCGATCTGATGGTTAAGCTTCATCTGCATAGCAGCCTGTGGGGGGTTATATTGATTCTGATCTCTGCCCATGCTTCGATCTTCTTCATTCTGTTCAGCTTCATGAAGGGAATTCCCCGCGAGCTGGACGAGGCGGCGCTGATAGACGGCTGCTCCCCCGGCCGGACCTTCTGGCGGATTATTCTGCCGCTGCTCGGACCCGGTCTGGGCGTAGGCGCCCTGTTCACCTTCCGCGGCGCGTGGAATGAATATCTGCTACCGCTCGTGTTCACGATGACGAAGCCGGAGCTGCAGACGCTAACCGTCGGGCTGGCGAACCTGAAATACGGGATTTCGGCCGCTTCCCAGACCCACTATATGATGGCGGGAGCTTGCTTATCCATTCTGCCGATTCTCGTCGCCTACCTGTTTGCGAACAAATCCTTCATGCAGATGACGGCCGGTTCCCTGAAGGGGTAACTGTCCGGCCTTACACATAACACTCAACATTCAACACACAACATTCAACATTCAATATTCAAGGAGGTACACCCCATGACTCAACACGTTTCGGCGATTCTGCAATCCGCCCCTTTCATCCGGCGG is part of the Paenibacillus sp. FSL M7-0420 genome and harbors:
- a CDS encoding ABC transporter substrate-binding protein produces the protein MMKRTLITSLSLVLALGLTACGNGNGNGGNAVEGKGEGAKAGSGEKTKISYWTGDRHDADFIKEKVAEFNASNKDGIEVELVVKGDDFDTALDLSFQTSDAPDVIRVKENTIQTFYKKGFLAPIDEFLTDEVKTKFPAMPDLNEFDGKRYSLPNFGTTMRLVYNKDLFAKAGIEHPPTTLQELVDTAKKLTAAGKADGAYGFALNFKNPGSAFARSARVVAEMSGYGGFGYDFKTARYDFSGFEPIINAFKQIKDDGSMLPGVESLDIDPLRAQFAEGKIGMYMSYSSEPGVYKNQFPAKIDWAAAPVPTIDGNVKGASGFLGGQWLALSSKSEHKEAAWKFMEFMYGDQVLTDYQEKGFGISMVPSISAAAKTPDVNGIEGFLPNKHDGVWPVYPSVAPEGMKSDDAFFKYMLNGGDLKAIIADLNKRYNAALDSVIANDGVKAEPDAGFDPAALGGKFAK
- a CDS encoding carbohydrate ABC transporter permease, which codes for MNKTKHALFSYSFIFPSALLTVVLGIYPIAWAFRYMFYDYKGFGTARFTGLANFSRILKDTQFWDSVVNTFVYAGGKLLITIPLALLLAAILNRGLRGRQLLRGIFFMPTVISTAVMAVVFFTIFNSYNGILNQFLIRLGLTDSGVDWLGPKYAMLTVILVAAWGAVGNYMLLFLAGLQNIPEDVYEASSLDGAGKIQQFRYVTLPMLGPVMQMVIMLAIITALKGYESIMVLTEGGPVGKTEVMFLYLYKLFFPVGGGSAGVQVQEFGYGSAVAFVSAVIVGMISLIYFYASRRMNQTD
- a CDS encoding carbohydrate ABC transporter permease, whose amino-acid sequence is MRLRTILGKTILWTFLLSFAFITLIPVVITILGSFKTNAELTAGATFLPDSWHFSNYAEAWSQANFSRYTLNSLLVSLAAVVGTLLVSSMAAYVVDRMDFAGKKLYIGLQSFTMFVAVGAVVLRPQFDLMVKLHLHSSLWGVILILISAHASIFFILFSFMKGIPRELDEAALIDGCSPGRTFWRIILPLLGPGLGVGALFTFRGAWNEYLLPLVFTMTKPELQTLTVGLANLKYGISAASQTHYMMAGACLSILPILVAYLFANKSFMQMTAGSLKG